In Microbacterium maritypicum, the following are encoded in one genomic region:
- a CDS encoding dihydrodipicolinate synthase family protein: protein MVSDLLGARLFTAAVTPMRRDESVDHGALATMLDTDIRRGVEGLYICGSSGEGVLLSEDERIAVAETAVTAAAGRVPVVSHVGAMSTGEAVRIAAAAKDTGVAAISMIPPLYYGYSTADVVRHLRTVIDAVELPFILYNIPQFTGRDISEGGFDELLALPQVIGVKHTSRNLYGAERILRRYPHLTLINGFDEFYLPALSIGARGAIGTTVSLQIELFLSLRRRFDAGDLAGARAVQVRINDTVEGMVEVGVFGAAKYLGGKLSVPLGDCRSPLPALDDDGRARLDAVFARLQENIAITAEEDARDVS, encoded by the coding sequence ATGGTGAGCGATCTTCTCGGTGCGCGCCTGTTCACAGCGGCGGTCACCCCGATGCGCCGCGACGAGAGCGTCGATCACGGCGCGCTCGCGACCATGCTCGACACCGACATCCGGCGCGGCGTCGAGGGCCTCTACATCTGCGGGTCGTCCGGCGAGGGCGTGCTGCTCTCCGAGGACGAGCGCATCGCGGTGGCCGAGACCGCGGTGACGGCTGCCGCGGGGCGCGTGCCCGTGGTCTCCCACGTCGGCGCGATGTCGACGGGGGAGGCGGTGCGCATCGCCGCCGCAGCGAAAGACACGGGTGTCGCAGCGATCTCCATGATCCCGCCGCTGTACTACGGCTATTCGACGGCGGATGTCGTGCGGCACCTCCGCACCGTGATCGACGCGGTCGAGCTGCCCTTCATCCTCTACAACATCCCGCAGTTCACTGGGCGCGACATCTCCGAGGGCGGCTTCGACGAGCTGCTCGCGCTGCCGCAGGTGATCGGCGTCAAGCACACCTCGCGCAACCTGTACGGGGCCGAGCGGATACTCCGCCGCTACCCGCACCTGACCCTGATCAACGGCTTCGACGAGTTCTATCTGCCGGCGCTGTCGATCGGCGCACGCGGGGCGATCGGCACCACCGTGAGCCTGCAGATCGAGCTCTTCCTGTCGCTGCGTCGACGGTTCGACGCCGGCGACCTCGCCGGAGCGCGTGCCGTGCAGGTGCGCATCAACGACACGGTCGAGGGCATGGTCGAGGTCGGCGTGTTCGGCGCGGCCAAGTACCTCGGCGGCAAGCTGTCGGTGCCGCTCGGCGACTGCCGCTCCCCGCTCCCGGCGCTCGACGACGACGGTCGTGCGCGCCTGGACGCCGTCTTCGCACGCCTACAGGAGAACATCGCGATCACCGCCGAGGAGGATGCCCGCGACGTCTCGTGA
- a CDS encoding SDR family oxidoreductase gives MSEGLDPLFSVRDKVVVVTGGFGQIGAEFVRSLHQRGARVAVTSRSEVADPAARLGIDDPDGRLLAVAMDITDQASVDAGLDQVAATWGVPTVVVNNAGLDTQPSAPPEVSGPFEEFPVDVFREVVDTNLVGTFLVTQAAGRRMRDAGVGGSIVNVGSIYGMVSPVQDIYAYKAEDTGIPFIKPVAYSAAKSGLYNLTRYCATYWGRAGIRVNTLTPSGVRRDTQDAKFQANYIARMPIGRMAEADEYNGALVFLASDASTYMTGSNLVVDGGWTAW, from the coding sequence ATGTCTGAAGGACTCGACCCGCTCTTCTCGGTGCGGGACAAGGTGGTCGTCGTGACCGGCGGCTTCGGCCAGATCGGAGCGGAGTTCGTCCGCTCGCTGCACCAGCGGGGCGCGCGCGTCGCCGTGACCTCTCGCAGCGAGGTGGCCGATCCCGCCGCGCGTCTCGGCATCGACGACCCGGATGGGCGCCTGCTCGCCGTGGCGATGGACATCACCGACCAGGCCAGCGTGGACGCAGGACTCGACCAGGTCGCGGCGACCTGGGGCGTGCCGACCGTCGTCGTCAACAACGCCGGACTCGACACGCAGCCCAGCGCGCCGCCGGAGGTCTCCGGGCCGTTCGAGGAGTTCCCGGTCGACGTGTTCCGCGAGGTCGTCGACACCAACCTCGTCGGCACGTTCCTCGTGACGCAGGCGGCGGGTCGGCGGATGCGCGATGCCGGCGTCGGCGGCTCGATCGTCAATGTGGGATCCATCTACGGGATGGTGTCGCCCGTGCAGGACATCTACGCCTACAAGGCCGAGGACACGGGCATCCCCTTCATCAAGCCGGTCGCGTACTCGGCGGCGAAGTCGGGGCTCTACAACCTCACCCGCTACTGCGCCACGTACTGGGGGCGCGCGGGCATCCGCGTCAACACGCTCACGCCCTCGGGCGTCCGCCGGGACACGCAGGATGCGAAGTTCCAGGCGAACTACATCGCCCGGATGCCGATCGGCCGCATGGCCGAGGCCGACGAGTACAACGGTGCTCTGGTCTTCCTCGCCTCCGACGCCTCGACGTACATGACCGGCTCCAACCTCGTGGTCGACGGCGGGTGGACCGCATGGTGA
- a CDS encoding carbohydrate ABC transporter permease has translation MTTVRIPTDLPRRRGIGAKFGSLGKAVLITLLVVFAGFPVYWMLATSLGTEASLYGGSQPLLPEVQNIGQWGGFLSDIPILRWLGNSFVIAAGTTILSLVLATMAAYALSRYKFHGRGVAGFIFFSTQMLPEALIIVPLYAIFAGAGLLNSHWGLVLADTAFVMPVSMFIIKSGIDKIPYEIEESARIDGCSRLRILTTIVLPLIMPSIAAAAVIAFFDGWNEFMFANTFISSSDLWPASVGLSSFLGQFYTPMNIVMLCALLFALPAIIFFLWAQRGIVSGLTAGSVKG, from the coding sequence ATGACCACCGTGCGCATCCCCACCGATCTTCCGCGTCGCCGCGGGATCGGCGCCAAGTTCGGCAGCCTCGGCAAGGCCGTCCTCATCACGCTGCTCGTCGTCTTCGCCGGATTCCCGGTGTACTGGATGCTGGCGACCTCGCTCGGCACCGAAGCTTCGCTCTACGGTGGCAGCCAGCCGCTGCTCCCCGAGGTGCAGAACATCGGCCAGTGGGGCGGCTTCCTCTCCGACATCCCGATCCTGCGCTGGCTCGGCAACTCGTTCGTGATCGCCGCCGGCACCACGATCCTCAGCCTCGTGCTGGCGACCATGGCCGCCTATGCGCTCAGCCGGTACAAGTTCCACGGCCGCGGCGTCGCCGGCTTCATCTTCTTCAGCACGCAGATGCTGCCGGAGGCGCTGATCATCGTCCCGCTGTACGCGATCTTCGCCGGCGCCGGGCTGCTCAACAGCCACTGGGGGCTCGTCCTCGCCGACACCGCGTTCGTGATGCCGGTGAGCATGTTCATCATCAAGAGCGGCATCGACAAGATCCCGTACGAGATCGAGGAGTCGGCCCGCATCGACGGCTGCTCGCGCCTGCGCATCCTCACCACGATCGTCCTGCCGCTGATCATGCCGAGCATCGCGGCCGCGGCCGTCATCGCGTTCTTCGACGGCTGGAACGAGTTCATGTTCGCGAACACCTTCATCTCGTCGTCCGACCTGTGGCCGGCATCCGTGGGGCTGTCGTCGTTCCTCGGGCAGTTCTACACGCCGATGAACATCGTCATGCTGTGCGCGCTGCTCTTCGCGCTGCCCGCGATCATCTTCTTCCTGTGGGCGCAGCGCGGCATCGTGTCCGGGCTCACCGCGGGATCCGTCAAGGGCTGA
- a CDS encoding carbohydrate ABC transporter permease encodes MATPTLEARPTTPSASPPRRRRDTGAIGRFIERNGAYLFLFPAIAYLAVFTVFPLIRGVLLSFTATKLVNPAGGRPVGMENYEYLLSSDKFWSSVITTLLYTLFTVVFSVGIGTAGALLLNTAFKGRGIIRAIATIPWAVPTVAAALIFVWIYNNEQGILNRTTAALGLGEHGWLVDPKYGLFAVTLATVWKLTPLVMLVMLSALQSVPHELREATWVDGATRFQSFRAVTLPHIMPTVRVITLLMTIWSIRRFEIIFLITGGGPLDVTNTLVVNVYRTAFQDQNLGRAAAIGALGLVLSLLVTVVYFIVEQIQERQESQR; translated from the coding sequence ATGGCCACCCCCACGCTCGAGGCGCGACCCACGACGCCCTCAGCTTCGCCGCCACGGCGACGCCGCGACACCGGCGCGATCGGACGCTTCATCGAGCGCAACGGCGCCTACCTCTTCCTCTTCCCGGCGATCGCGTACCTGGCGGTCTTCACGGTCTTCCCCCTGATCCGCGGCGTGCTGCTGTCGTTCACGGCGACCAAGCTGGTCAACCCCGCCGGGGGACGGCCGGTCGGCATGGAGAACTACGAGTACCTGCTGTCGAGCGACAAGTTCTGGTCGTCCGTCATCACGACCCTCCTCTACACGCTCTTCACGGTGGTCTTCTCGGTCGGCATCGGAACCGCCGGAGCGCTGCTGCTCAACACCGCCTTCAAGGGGCGCGGCATCATCCGTGCCATCGCGACGATCCCGTGGGCCGTGCCGACAGTGGCCGCCGCCCTCATCTTCGTCTGGATCTACAACAACGAGCAGGGCATCCTGAACCGCACCACCGCAGCTCTCGGCCTCGGTGAGCACGGCTGGCTCGTCGATCCGAAGTACGGGCTGTTCGCGGTGACGCTCGCGACGGTCTGGAAGCTCACGCCGCTCGTGATGCTGGTCATGCTCAGCGCCCTGCAGAGCGTGCCGCACGAGCTCCGCGAAGCGACCTGGGTCGACGGCGCCACCCGCTTCCAGTCCTTCCGCGCGGTCACCCTGCCCCACATCATGCCGACCGTGCGCGTCATCACGCTGCTCATGACGATCTGGTCGATCCGACGCTTCGAGATCATCTTCCTGATCACCGGTGGGGGACCGCTCGACGTCACCAACACGCTCGTCGTGAACGTCTACCGCACCGCGTTCCAGGATCAGAACCTCGGACGCGCCGCGGCCATCGGCGCCCTCGGCCTGGTGCTGTCGCTGCTGGTCACCGTCGTCTACTTCATCGTCGAGCAGATCCAAGAACGTCAGGAGAGCCAGCGATGA
- a CDS encoding ABC transporter substrate-binding protein, whose amino-acid sequence MKSNHAHPSRRARALRITGLVAAATIALAGCAAGDDSSDAGSAGGELTFSNWQFLEDGKGPIIWDAVKGYTGPDDNIELTKVEIPFANYADKLSTELGAGGGPDVMVLQDSQFASLVDAGVLEPLDDIADELGDTLNNTNEAGVFDGGQYGFNWERPTYSTVIYNKDIFAELGLEVPTTFDEFLTTAKTIKDELGISGWAGRHQTAEIDGWTLEMANWIYGFGGELSDGKKLTIDKAENVEAVEAFLETFASGVAPIGDDASTFRAKFGQGQVGMLFENSGVATTITSNPDNAVNGQNMGAAPLPLANPGSNSQLIIAVNANSDNKEAAKDFVRWVLGEEGQTAIRAGLGASAMATDVEPDAAFLEANPWATQFLEAAKTSKSTLVEGFETESKVVWREVLTAVEDLRVNGGDVKAKLAEVQENLEAELG is encoded by the coding sequence GTGAAGTCGAACCACGCACACCCGTCCCGCCGCGCACGCGCGCTGCGGATCACCGGCCTCGTCGCCGCCGCGACCATCGCCCTGGCCGGATGCGCCGCCGGCGACGACTCGTCGGATGCCGGAAGCGCCGGGGGAGAGCTCACGTTCTCCAACTGGCAGTTCCTCGAAGACGGCAAGGGCCCGATCATCTGGGACGCCGTCAAGGGCTACACCGGCCCCGACGACAACATCGAGCTGACCAAGGTCGAGATCCCGTTCGCGAACTACGCCGACAAGCTCAGCACCGAGCTGGGTGCCGGCGGCGGCCCCGACGTGATGGTCCTCCAGGACAGCCAGTTCGCCTCGCTCGTCGACGCCGGCGTGCTCGAGCCGCTCGACGACATCGCCGATGAGCTCGGCGACACGCTCAACAACACGAACGAGGCCGGAGTCTTCGACGGCGGGCAGTACGGCTTCAACTGGGAGCGCCCGACCTACAGCACCGTCATCTACAACAAGGACATCTTCGCCGAGCTGGGGCTGGAGGTCCCGACGACGTTCGACGAGTTCCTCACCACGGCGAAGACGATCAAGGACGAGCTGGGCATCTCCGGCTGGGCCGGCCGGCACCAGACCGCCGAGATCGACGGTTGGACGCTGGAGATGGCGAACTGGATCTACGGATTCGGCGGCGAGCTCAGCGACGGGAAGAAGCTGACCATCGACAAGGCCGAGAACGTCGAGGCCGTCGAGGCATTCCTCGAGACGTTCGCCTCGGGCGTCGCCCCCATCGGCGACGACGCGTCGACCTTCCGTGCGAAGTTCGGCCAGGGCCAGGTCGGGATGCTGTTCGAGAACTCCGGTGTCGCGACGACCATCACGAGCAACCCGGACAACGCCGTGAACGGACAGAACATGGGCGCGGCTCCGCTGCCGCTCGCGAACCCCGGCTCGAACTCGCAGCTGATCATCGCCGTCAACGCGAACAGCGACAACAAGGAGGCCGCCAAGGACTTCGTGCGCTGGGTGCTCGGCGAGGAGGGCCAGACCGCCATCCGTGCCGGCCTCGGCGCCTCCGCCATGGCCACCGACGTCGAGCCGGACGCTGCCTTCCTCGAGGCCAACCCGTGGGCGACGCAGTTCCTCGAGGCCGCCAAGACCTCGAAGTCGACCCTCGTCGAGGGCTTCGAGACCGAGAGCAAGGTCGTCTGGCGCGAGGTCCTCACCGCGGTCGAAGACCTGCGGGTCAACGGCGGCGACGTGAAGGCGAAGCTGGCCGAGGTTCAGGAGAACCTCGAAGCCGAACTCGGCTGA
- a CDS encoding DoxX family protein: protein MTNTKASSAAPSLGLLVLRVVVGAIFAAHGAQKIFEFTLPGTIGSFAGMGIPLPEIAAPVVAFVELVGGLLLMLGLFTRPVGILLAVDMIVALVAVHLPAGLWVGEGGYEFVAVLGAAALALAFTGAGRFSVDGAFLRGRAPAWLA, encoded by the coding sequence ATGACGAACACCAAAGCCTCCTCCGCCGCCCCGTCGCTGGGACTCCTCGTCCTGCGCGTGGTCGTCGGTGCGATCTTCGCCGCGCACGGCGCGCAGAAGATCTTCGAGTTCACGCTCCCCGGAACGATCGGCAGCTTCGCGGGCATGGGGATCCCCCTCCCCGAGATCGCGGCGCCGGTCGTCGCGTTCGTCGAACTCGTCGGCGGACTGCTGTTGATGCTCGGGCTCTTCACGCGCCCGGTCGGCATCCTGCTGGCGGTCGACATGATCGTCGCGCTCGTCGCCGTGCACCTGCCTGCCGGGCTCTGGGTCGGAGAGGGCGGATACGAGTTCGTCGCCGTCCTCGGCGCCGCGGCGCTGGCGCTCGCGTTCACCGGCGCCGGGCGGTTCTCGGTCGACGGTGCATTCCTGCGCGGTCGAGCACCGGCCTGGCTCGCCTGA
- a CDS encoding dihydrodipicolinate synthase family protein — MTRYDILTAVPTAFRRDGSLDLEGSRAIFRFVGESGNEGAFILGTTGEFPAVDVAEFTALVAAAVEELQDRMRVIVHVGQPSTFEAVRLVEIAKGLGVTEFAALTPYYLKSTEDAIFDYFQAVSDAVGDGRLYVYIYPARSGNTVSPELLVRLAALPNIVGAKLSELSLDEIAAYRAVVPADFELYTGADRDLIAAVDAGAQGVVSGVSSVTPKPFRALADAGRSGNAEAIAAAQAAVDDVVSLIGGDMARMKEAYRVLDVVDAYCRMAIAEPSDAERTAVAEVVAAHR, encoded by the coding sequence GTGACCCGCTACGACATCCTGACCGCCGTTCCGACCGCGTTCCGCCGCGACGGCAGCCTCGACCTCGAGGGGTCGCGCGCGATCTTCCGTTTCGTCGGCGAATCGGGCAACGAGGGCGCCTTCATCCTCGGCACGACCGGCGAGTTCCCCGCCGTCGACGTCGCCGAGTTCACGGCCCTCGTCGCGGCCGCCGTCGAGGAGCTGCAGGACCGGATGCGCGTGATCGTGCACGTCGGCCAGCCCAGCACCTTCGAGGCGGTGCGGCTCGTCGAGATCGCCAAGGGCCTCGGTGTGACCGAATTCGCCGCCCTCACGCCGTACTACCTGAAGTCGACCGAGGATGCGATCTTCGACTACTTCCAGGCGGTGTCGGATGCCGTCGGCGACGGGCGCCTCTACGTCTACATCTACCCGGCGCGCAGCGGCAACACCGTCTCGCCCGAACTGCTGGTGCGGCTCGCTGCGCTGCCGAATATCGTGGGGGCGAAGCTCAGCGAGCTGTCCCTCGACGAGATCGCTGCGTATCGCGCCGTCGTCCCCGCCGACTTCGAGCTGTACACCGGCGCCGACCGCGACCTCATCGCCGCCGTCGACGCCGGTGCGCAGGGCGTCGTGTCCGGGGTCTCTTCCGTCACCCCCAAGCCGTTCCGCGCCCTGGCCGACGCCGGACGATCGGGCAACGCCGAGGCGATCGCCGCCGCCCAGGCCGCCGTCGACGATGTCGTCTCCCTGATCGGCGGAGACATGGCCCGCATGAAAGAGGCGTACCGGGTGCTCGACGTCGTCGACGCCTACTGCCGGATGGCGATCGCCGAGCCGAGCGACGCCGAGCGCACCGCTGTGGCCGAGGTGGTCGCCGCGCACCGCTGA
- a CDS encoding tripartite tricarboxylate transporter permease has protein sequence MNALMEGLNSLLDISILLYMLVGLLLGFMVGAFPGITATMAVALAAGFTMTLEPVQGLAVLLTIYVAANFGDRVPSILINTPGTPASIATTLDGYPMAKQGRAGLALTISAIVSAVGILASLVLFAVAAVPIASFARDYFKSPELFALVVFGIAIMIGISSKSMLKGILAGLFGLMLGSVGTYAATADQRFTFGVLELVEGVNFIAVIIGLFGIAELFDQLLTHRKSAVRPISSLGRWWPNRAELRQSGRATAVGGAVGLGVGLIPAAGGDIAGLIGWERARKVSKHPEMFGKGSIEGVAASDTASSATLGGSLTTTMALGIPGDSVMAVMIGSMIIWGITPGPTLFTNRPDLVVSIVGIMLIATILSLVLSLIRMKGMVKLLDVPQPYLWSGILIFCIIGTYATSNSLSTVVTMLVFGVIGVLLKRMQVPAGPIVLGLLLGPLAEENLARTLAILPTRPFFEVVSPIAIVLLALAVLSIVMPAIRAARRPRAERAALADSILHDDSIQQIEKAHDELAAQPDLLTSTVRNVDVPTRRARKSRKNSEETEK, from the coding sequence GTGAACGCGCTCATGGAGGGGCTGAACTCGCTCCTCGACATCTCGATCCTGCTCTACATGCTCGTCGGCCTCCTGCTCGGCTTCATGGTCGGAGCCTTCCCCGGCATCACCGCGACCATGGCCGTCGCCCTCGCCGCCGGATTCACGATGACCCTCGAGCCCGTGCAGGGCCTCGCGGTGCTGCTGACCATCTACGTCGCCGCGAACTTCGGCGACCGGGTGCCGTCGATCCTCATCAACACCCCCGGCACTCCGGCATCCATCGCCACCACCCTCGACGGATATCCGATGGCCAAGCAGGGGAGGGCAGGACTCGCCCTGACCATCTCCGCGATCGTCTCGGCGGTCGGCATCCTCGCCTCCCTCGTGCTCTTCGCCGTCGCCGCCGTGCCGATCGCCAGCTTCGCCCGCGACTACTTCAAGTCGCCCGAGCTGTTCGCCCTGGTGGTCTTCGGCATCGCGATCATGATCGGCATCTCGTCGAAGTCGATGCTCAAGGGCATCCTCGCCGGACTCTTCGGCCTCATGCTCGGCAGCGTCGGCACCTACGCCGCGACCGCAGACCAGCGCTTCACCTTCGGGGTCCTCGAACTCGTCGAGGGCGTGAACTTCATCGCCGTCATCATCGGACTGTTCGGCATCGCCGAACTGTTCGACCAGCTGCTCACGCATCGCAAGTCCGCCGTGCGTCCGATCTCGAGCCTCGGCCGCTGGTGGCCGAACCGCGCCGAGCTGAGGCAGAGCGGGCGGGCGACCGCGGTCGGCGGCGCCGTCGGACTCGGCGTCGGTCTCATCCCCGCGGCGGGTGGCGACATCGCCGGACTCATCGGCTGGGAGCGTGCACGCAAGGTGTCGAAGCATCCCGAGATGTTCGGCAAGGGATCCATCGAGGGCGTCGCCGCGAGTGACACCGCATCCAGCGCCACGCTCGGCGGCTCGCTCACCACGACCATGGCGCTCGGCATCCCCGGCGACTCGGTCATGGCCGTGATGATCGGGTCGATGATCATCTGGGGCATCACCCCCGGGCCGACGCTGTTCACCAACCGCCCGGACCTCGTTGTCTCCATCGTCGGCATCATGCTGATCGCGACGATCCTGTCGCTGGTGCTGAGCCTCATCCGCATGAAGGGCATGGTGAAGCTCCTCGATGTGCCGCAGCCGTACCTGTGGAGCGGCATCCTCATCTTCTGCATCATCGGCACCTACGCCACCTCGAACAGCCTCTCGACGGTCGTCACCATGCTCGTCTTCGGCGTGATCGGCGTGCTGCTCAAGCGCATGCAGGTTCCCGCCGGCCCCATCGTGCTCGGTCTCCTCCTCGGGCCGCTCGCCGAGGAGAACCTCGCCCGCACGCTGGCGATCCTTCCCACGCGCCCGTTCTTCGAGGTCGTCAGCCCCATCGCGATCGTGCTGCTCGCGCTGGCCGTGCTCTCGATCGTGATGCCGGCGATCCGTGCGGCCCGCAGACCTCGCGCCGAGCGCGCGGCGCTCGCGGACTCGATCCTGCACGACGACAGCATCCAGCAGATCGAGAAGGCGCACGACGAGCTCGCCGCGCAGCCCGACCTGCTCACCTCCACCGTCCGCAACGTCGACGTGCCCACGCGTCGCGCCCGCAAGTCCCGCAAGAACTCCGAGGAGACCGAGAAGTGA
- a CDS encoding tripartite tricarboxylate transporter TctB family protein, with protein MMSTPDTEYQGAPASRPLEVVFAVVALAFTSGYLFLSTQIPLRREAAPGQIDARFWPLVIGVTGVVVAIALLAVAVTRPAPTREDLERIQPGGYLRVIATLVITGAFIALWSLGSVILFGYRVEVFPVAAALLMAALMLLYGHRRWLSLIIYSASVTAFVYVVFGMLLRIPL; from the coding sequence ATGATGTCCACCCCCGACACCGAATACCAGGGCGCACCCGCCTCCCGCCCCCTCGAGGTCGTCTTCGCGGTCGTCGCCCTGGCGTTCACCTCCGGCTACCTCTTCCTCTCGACGCAGATCCCGCTACGCCGCGAAGCCGCTCCCGGGCAGATCGACGCCCGCTTCTGGCCCCTCGTCATCGGAGTGACCGGGGTGGTCGTCGCCATCGCACTGCTCGCCGTCGCGGTCACCCGCCCGGCCCCGACCCGCGAAGACCTCGAGCGCATCCAGCCCGGCGGCTACCTGCGCGTCATCGCCACCCTCGTGATCACCGGTGCCTTCATCGCACTGTGGTCGCTGGGCTCGGTCATCCTCTTCGGCTACCGCGTCGAGGTCTTCCCCGTCGCCGCCGCCCTGCTGATGGCCGCCCTCATGCTCCTCTACGGCCACCGCCGCTGGCTGAGCCTCATCATCTACTCCGCCTCGGTCACGGCGTTCGTCTACGTCGTGTTCGGGATGCTCCTGAGGATTCCCCTGTGA
- a CDS encoding tripartite tricarboxylate transporter substrate binding protein, with protein sequence MPRKRITRAAAAIAALAATALIVSACTKVEEGEEAGSAFPENDIRLIIQANPGGGSDLSSRALATELEKILDVSVIPENMPGAAGALAMEYVGAQDPDGYVIGFAPVEIAMLNTTQGANVMPDDFDLLGQIMLAPGVVTVGANSGIENLEDLVTQAKAGAVTVANSGAGSIWEAATVGLGSATDADFTPVPYDGGATAVAAAASGETVAAVSGLGEALAQGDAVRILAVMNDERHPDAEDVETVEEAIGENVIFGGWGGIYAPKGLPDDVKSTLEAAVKEAVESDSYQKFQADAGNLVVYRDSAEWTTFVDEQFDLFKDLLG encoded by the coding sequence ATGCCCCGCAAGCGCATCACCCGGGCGGCCGCCGCGATCGCCGCTCTCGCAGCCACCGCTCTCATCGTCTCGGCCTGCACCAAGGTCGAAGAGGGCGAAGAGGCCGGCTCGGCCTTCCCCGAGAACGACATCCGGCTCATCATCCAGGCCAACCCCGGCGGAGGATCCGACCTCTCGTCGCGCGCGCTCGCCACGGAGCTCGAGAAGATCCTCGACGTCAGCGTCATCCCGGAGAACATGCCCGGTGCCGCCGGCGCCCTCGCGATGGAATACGTGGGCGCACAGGATCCCGACGGCTACGTCATCGGATTCGCGCCCGTCGAGATCGCCATGCTGAACACCACGCAGGGTGCGAACGTGATGCCGGACGACTTCGACCTGCTCGGCCAGATCATGCTCGCCCCCGGCGTCGTCACGGTCGGCGCGAACAGCGGCATCGAGAACCTCGAAGACCTCGTCACCCAGGCGAAGGCCGGTGCGGTCACCGTCGCGAACTCCGGCGCCGGCTCCATCTGGGAGGCCGCGACCGTCGGACTCGGCAGCGCGACCGACGCCGATTTCACCCCGGTCCCGTACGACGGCGGAGCGACAGCTGTCGCCGCAGCCGCATCCGGTGAGACCGTCGCGGCCGTCTCGGGCCTCGGCGAGGCTTTGGCGCAGGGCGACGCGGTGCGCATCCTCGCCGTCATGAACGACGAGCGCCACCCCGACGCGGAAGACGTCGAGACGGTCGAAGAGGCCATCGGCGAAAACGTCATCTTCGGCGGCTGGGGTGGAATCTACGCCCCGAAGGGCCTGCCCGACGACGTGAAGTCGACCCTCGAGGCCGCGGTCAAGGAGGCCGTCGAGTCGGACAGCTACCAGAAGTTCCAGGCCGACGCCGGGAACCTGGTCGTCTACCGCGACTCCGCCGAGTGGACCACGTTCGTCGACGAGCAGTTCGACCTGTTCAAGGACCTCCTGGGCTGA
- a CDS encoding GntR family transcriptional regulator: MTQSVKRGESLGAQVARVLRQRIVRGELAPGARITEEALAEEFSVSRGPVRDALTQLSFEKLVEVQRPRGVYIVGLTHDDVDQLYSLRGALEQLALSRAMRVEDDSRWTAMAAAVGRMGEAADAGDHAAFVAADLEFHSQIYALADHPRLEGAWNQYLPTFTALLEVTINHDEDLHESSGDHVKLMDVMRSGKPAQAAKVLSEHLDGARERMLAEIAARA; this comes from the coding sequence ATGACGCAGTCCGTGAAGCGTGGAGAGTCCCTCGGCGCGCAGGTGGCCCGTGTCCTGCGGCAGCGCATCGTGCGCGGCGAGCTCGCCCCCGGCGCGCGTATCACCGAGGAGGCCCTGGCCGAGGAGTTCTCGGTCAGCCGCGGACCGGTGCGCGACGCCCTCACCCAGCTCAGCTTCGAGAAGCTCGTCGAGGTGCAGCGCCCCCGCGGCGTCTACATCGTCGGGCTCACCCACGACGACGTCGATCAGCTCTACAGCCTGCGCGGCGCCCTCGAGCAGCTCGCGCTCTCCCGGGCGATGCGCGTCGAAGACGACTCCCGATGGACCGCGATGGCGGCCGCCGTCGGGCGCATGGGCGAGGCGGCGGATGCCGGTGATCACGCGGCCTTCGTCGCCGCCGACCTCGAATTCCACTCGCAGATCTATGCCCTCGCCGACCACCCCCGTCTGGAAGGCGCGTGGAATCAGTACCTCCCGACCTTCACCGCGCTGCTCGAGGTCACGATCAACCACGACGAAGACCTGCACGAGTCGTCCGGCGACCACGTCAAGCTCATGGACGTGATGCGCAGTGGAAAGCCCGCCCAGGCCGCGAAGGTGCTGTCGGAGCACCTCGACGGTGCCCGCGAGCGCATGCTCGCCGAGATCGCCGCCCGCGCCTGA